A DNA window from Ahaetulla prasina isolate Xishuangbanna chromosome 7, ASM2864084v1, whole genome shotgun sequence contains the following coding sequences:
- the TRMU gene encoding mitochondrial tRNA-specific 2-thiouridylase 1 isoform X3, whose amino-acid sequence MNNIGADAIATGHYARTSLEDNEVFHQKYKQQPRGLFRNRFEIRNSVKLLQGADHNKDQTFFLSQISQEALQKTIFPLGDLTKDFVKKIAAEHQLYHVLKKKESMGLCFVGKRDFSEFLLEYLQPRPGNFVSIEDGKVLGTHKGCFLYTFGQRAKLKNCSNAWFVVDKNIASGEVFVAPGRDHPALYRDLLRTSRVHWIAEEPPAELIQNKMMECNFRFQHVMALVPCTLTLNQDGSVWLTLAKPIRDLAAGQFAVFYKGDECLGSGMILRLGPSVFTLQQGKKRETTGVNIPDDEVTVQPTK is encoded by the exons ATGAATAACATTG GAGCTGATGCAATAGCAACTGGACACTATGCAAGGACCTCCCTGGAGGATAATGAAGTTTTTcatcaaaaatacaaacaacaaccACGAGGACTTTTCAGAAATAGATTTGAAATAAGAAACT CTGTCAAACTTCTTCAGGGAGCTGATCACAATAAAGACCAAACAttcttcctcagccagatttctcAAGAAGCTTTGCAGAAAACCATTTTTCCTCTTGGAGACTTAACAAAAGACTTTGTGAAGAAGATAGCTGCAGAACATCAGCTTTATCATGTgttgaaaaaaaaagag aGCATGGGCCTCTGTTTTGTTGGTAAAAGGGATTTTTCAGAGTTCCTTCTTGAG TATCTGCAACCACGTCCAGGAAATTTTGTCTCCATTgaagatggcaaagttcttggAACACACAAGG GTTGCTTCTTATATACCTTTGGCCAGAGAGCTAAGTTAAAAAACTGCAGTAATGCATGGTTTGTTGTAGATAAAAACATCGCCTCTGGGGAAGTTTTTGTG GCGCCCGGGAGGGATCACCCTGCGCTTTACAGAGACCTTTTACGGACAAGCAGAGTTCATTGGATTGCTGAGGAACCCCCTGCAGAACTCATTCAGAACAAAATGATGGAGTGCAATTTCCGCTTTCAACACGTGATGGCGCTAG TACCTTGTACATTAACCCTAAATCAAGATGGATCAGTATGGTTGACTCTGGCTAAGCCAATAAGGGATCTTGCAGCAGGGCAG TTTGCTGTTTTCTACAAGGGAGATGAATGCCTAGGCAGTGGCATGATTCTGAGACTGGGGCCTTCGGTCTTTACTTTGCAACAAGGCAAGAAGAGGGAGACTACTGGTGTGAACATACCAGATGATGAAGTCACAGTCCAGCCAACCAAATGa
- the TRMU gene encoding mitochondrial tRNA-specific 2-thiouridylase 1 isoform X2 yields the protein MNNWDLVDEKGTCQGNQDCEDAYKVCQILDIPFRQVSYVKEYWNEVFSYLLNEYEVGRTPNPDIICNKNIKFNYLLHYAMNNIGADAIATGHYARTSLEDNEVFHQKYKQQPRGLFRNRFEIRNSVKLLQGADHNKDQTFFLSQISQEALQKTIFPLGDLTKDFVKKIAAEHQLYHVLKKKESMGLCFVGKRDFSEFLLEYLQPRPGNFVSIEDGKVLGTHKGCFLYTFGQRAKLKNCSNAWFVVDKNIASGEVFVAPGRDHPALYRDLLRTSRVHWIAEEPPAELIQNKMMECNFRFQHVMALVPCTLTLNQDGSVWLTLAKPIRDLAAGQFAVFYKGDECLGSGMILRLGPSVFTLQQGKKRETTGVNIPDDEVTVQPTK from the exons ATGAACAACTGGGACTTAGTGGATGAAAAGGGAACTTGTCAAGGCAATCAAGATTGTGAAGATGCTTATAAAGTATGTCAGATACTCGATATTCCATTTCGCCAAGTTTCCTATGttaaagaatattggaatgaagtgtTTAG CTACCTTTTAAATGAATATGAAGTTGGACGGACGCCTAATCCTGATATTATATGTAATAAAAAcatcaaattcaattatttaCTACACTATGCTATGAATAACATTG GAGCTGATGCAATAGCAACTGGACACTATGCAAGGACCTCCCTGGAGGATAATGAAGTTTTTcatcaaaaatacaaacaacaaccACGAGGACTTTTCAGAAATAGATTTGAAATAAGAAACT CTGTCAAACTTCTTCAGGGAGCTGATCACAATAAAGACCAAACAttcttcctcagccagatttctcAAGAAGCTTTGCAGAAAACCATTTTTCCTCTTGGAGACTTAACAAAAGACTTTGTGAAGAAGATAGCTGCAGAACATCAGCTTTATCATGTgttgaaaaaaaaagag aGCATGGGCCTCTGTTTTGTTGGTAAAAGGGATTTTTCAGAGTTCCTTCTTGAG TATCTGCAACCACGTCCAGGAAATTTTGTCTCCATTgaagatggcaaagttcttggAACACACAAGG GTTGCTTCTTATATACCTTTGGCCAGAGAGCTAAGTTAAAAAACTGCAGTAATGCATGGTTTGTTGTAGATAAAAACATCGCCTCTGGGGAAGTTTTTGTG GCGCCCGGGAGGGATCACCCTGCGCTTTACAGAGACCTTTTACGGACAAGCAGAGTTCATTGGATTGCTGAGGAACCCCCTGCAGAACTCATTCAGAACAAAATGATGGAGTGCAATTTCCGCTTTCAACACGTGATGGCGCTAG TACCTTGTACATTAACCCTAAATCAAGATGGATCAGTATGGTTGACTCTGGCTAAGCCAATAAGGGATCTTGCAGCAGGGCAG TTTGCTGTTTTCTACAAGGGAGATGAATGCCTAGGCAGTGGCATGATTCTGAGACTGGGGCCTTCGGTCTTTACTTTGCAACAAGGCAAGAAGAGGGAGACTACTGGTGTGAACATACCAGATGATGAAGTCACAGTCCAGCCAACCAAATGa
- the TRMU gene encoding mitochondrial tRNA-specific 2-thiouridylase 1 isoform X1 — MMGAARRHVVCAMSGGVDSAVAALLLRRRGYDVTGVFMNNWDLVDEKGTCQGNQDCEDAYKVCQILDIPFRQVSYVKEYWNEVFSYLLNEYEVGRTPNPDIICNKNIKFNYLLHYAMNNIGADAIATGHYARTSLEDNEVFHQKYKQQPRGLFRNRFEIRNSVKLLQGADHNKDQTFFLSQISQEALQKTIFPLGDLTKDFVKKIAAEHQLYHVLKKKESMGLCFVGKRDFSEFLLEYLQPRPGNFVSIEDGKVLGTHKGCFLYTFGQRAKLKNCSNAWFVVDKNIASGEVFVAPGRDHPALYRDLLRTSRVHWIAEEPPAELIQNKMMECNFRFQHVMALVPCTLTLNQDGSVWLTLAKPIRDLAAGQFAVFYKGDECLGSGMILRLGPSVFTLQQGKKRETTGVNIPDDEVTVQPTK; from the exons GATATGATGTGACTGGGGTGTTCATGAACAACTGGGACTTAGTGGATGAAAAGGGAACTTGTCAAGGCAATCAAGATTGTGAAGATGCTTATAAAGTATGTCAGATACTCGATATTCCATTTCGCCAAGTTTCCTATGttaaagaatattggaatgaagtgtTTAG CTACCTTTTAAATGAATATGAAGTTGGACGGACGCCTAATCCTGATATTATATGTAATAAAAAcatcaaattcaattatttaCTACACTATGCTATGAATAACATTG GAGCTGATGCAATAGCAACTGGACACTATGCAAGGACCTCCCTGGAGGATAATGAAGTTTTTcatcaaaaatacaaacaacaaccACGAGGACTTTTCAGAAATAGATTTGAAATAAGAAACT CTGTCAAACTTCTTCAGGGAGCTGATCACAATAAAGACCAAACAttcttcctcagccagatttctcAAGAAGCTTTGCAGAAAACCATTTTTCCTCTTGGAGACTTAACAAAAGACTTTGTGAAGAAGATAGCTGCAGAACATCAGCTTTATCATGTgttgaaaaaaaaagag aGCATGGGCCTCTGTTTTGTTGGTAAAAGGGATTTTTCAGAGTTCCTTCTTGAG TATCTGCAACCACGTCCAGGAAATTTTGTCTCCATTgaagatggcaaagttcttggAACACACAAGG GTTGCTTCTTATATACCTTTGGCCAGAGAGCTAAGTTAAAAAACTGCAGTAATGCATGGTTTGTTGTAGATAAAAACATCGCCTCTGGGGAAGTTTTTGTG GCGCCCGGGAGGGATCACCCTGCGCTTTACAGAGACCTTTTACGGACAAGCAGAGTTCATTGGATTGCTGAGGAACCCCCTGCAGAACTCATTCAGAACAAAATGATGGAGTGCAATTTCCGCTTTCAACACGTGATGGCGCTAG TACCTTGTACATTAACCCTAAATCAAGATGGATCAGTATGGTTGACTCTGGCTAAGCCAATAAGGGATCTTGCAGCAGGGCAG TTTGCTGTTTTCTACAAGGGAGATGAATGCCTAGGCAGTGGCATGATTCTGAGACTGGGGCCTTCGGTCTTTACTTTGCAACAAGGCAAGAAGAGGGAGACTACTGGTGTGAACATACCAGATGATGAAGTCACAGTCCAGCCAACCAAATGa